From the genome of Salvia splendens isolate huo1 chromosome 7, SspV2, whole genome shotgun sequence:
CGTACTAAAACACAGCGAGAAAACAAAAACCCTTGTCGGCCCAACCACACCAAGTCCTAAATCTCGAGCAGGAATGGCACAGAATGGCGGCGCTAGGACGAAACGAGAGAGGCCAAACATACTCATAACTGGCACGCCGGGGACTGGCAAAACGACGACGTCGGCTGCCCTCGCCGAGGCTGCCAATCTCCGCCACATCAACGTTGGTGATTTGGTCAAGGAGAAGAGCCTCCACGACGGCTGGGACGACGAGTTCGAGTGCTATCTCCTCAACGAAGACCTCGTAAGCCAACTAATCTTCACTCAATCGATGTTTGTTAACACTTTATTAGCGTAAAATCAACAAAAACTATAGATTGGAGCATTCCTAGATATTCTCTAAGGAATACTTATTAGATTAAAACATCGGAATACTTTTTTTCTTGATGAAATCATCATTACATTCCATCAATCAATTCGAATTACCCGAAATATTTGTAGACGTGATGATGAGTGGTAAATTCCATCAATCACTTGATTgaattagggtttagggtttagggtttagggtttagttctTTTGCCCGAAATCTTCGCAAAGTTCTTACTTTTGTATGGAAATAGTGTTAGTTCTTTTCTGATTACATAAGCACAGGCCTATTTGTTGGCTAAATTCCGCGAATGTACGTCATGAGAGAtgatatccgccatttgtactcggaaaaaaaacatttccagtGATGGGAAAGACGCGTGAGGCTCTCTCGTCTTTGATAAGCCAAACATGCGATAGGCTCTTGCGTGTATACAAAACACGCATCAAGCTCATGCGTGTTTGAAAACACCCGATCGGGTGAATTTCCAGTTTcaaaacacccggccgggtgaaatatTTAAGACAGGAGGAGTCCAGAGagaacacccggtcgggtgattttAACTTtcaaatcacccggccgggtgaaattcGTGTTTCAAGTATGTATAATAACAAAAATTTTATCATGATAAAGAGATTAACATAATCAAATAGTGCACGAATTTACCTAGATCCCAAACTTGAAACTTTATGTTGTTATACTGCACTGTTTCCACATTGAACCCAATTGCTGCAACAACAAAAAAACGAATAATGTCAAATTACAATAAGTTTATTTCTTCTCTCCCATAAAGTGGACAATTACGCTTATCATCTCTACTAATCCATCAAGCGACAGTCCATAAAGCAAAATTGTGAAGTCCAGACACCACATCGACTACAAAGCCAATTTGAGACCAGAAAAGAGCTTTGGCTAGAACACTATCCATAAACTACATGACTTATCTATTAACACCGATAGCAGTTTAAAATAAAGCAATATGATCAATTATCCAATTATTACACAATGCTCCTATCATTGTAGATTCAATGAACAAAAAGAATTGCGTGTTTTGAAACACgaatttcacccggccgggtgatttgaAAGTTaaaatcacccgaccgggtgatctCTCTGGACTCCTCCTGTCTTAAATATTTCACCTGGCCGGGTGTTTTGAAACTGGAAATTCACCCGATCGGGTGTTTTCAAACACACATGAGTTTGATGCGTGTTTTGTATACACGCAAGAGGCTATCGCGTGTTTGGTTTATCAAAGACGCGAGAGCCTCACGCGTCTTTCCCATCactggaaatgtttttttttttcgggtacaaatggcggatatcaTCTCCCATGACGTACATCGTGGAAATTAGCCCCTATTTGTTGCCTCGCAGTATGTTGCTCAGTGGAAATAGGCTTCTTTTCTGATTATATGGACATAATGTTTTCTCATTCATTGTATTTGCACTAGTGTTACTTTCACTCAGGAAATCACtgtacattttattttcttaacatTCCAGAATTTATTCAGTGATTTTACAAACACGCAAGCTTTTTGATGATCGAATTCTGTTTGATACTCTGCTGTAGTCTAGTATCACATCTGGTAAAGTGTTTGTATCCGAAAGGAATTGATTTTGTTCCCACATTTAAGATATTGGAACACATGTCCTTGGCAGGTATGCGATGAACTAGAAGATGTGATGGAACAAGGTGGAAACATTGTAGATCACCATGGTTGCGATTTCTTTCCTGAACGTTGGTTTGATCGTGTTGTGGTGCTTCAAACTGATAATTCCGTGTTGTATGATCGGCTAGCGAAGAGGTGATTTGCTTCTCTGTCTATGTGATATTCTTTTCTCTCATTATTTGTTTATACTAAGCTCTTAATTTGGTAATGGTAGGGGCTATACAGGGAAAAAACTCTCAAACAACGTTGAGTGTGAGATCTTTCAGGTTCTGTTGGAGGAGGCCAAAGACAGTTATTCAGAAGATATTGTGGTGGCACTTGGGAGCGACTGCGTCGAAGATATAGATAGAAATGTTTCTACTATAACCGATTGGGTAAGAAATTGGAGCTCCTTGCCTTGATTTTATGCAATTGTCTTGGAAATATACAACTTTAATTTCCTTGCTGTTGCACTTTGTAATTTAGTTGTTTCAGTGAAATCACTTGATACAAATTTTGATCCATCTACAGCTGTATCTTTTCTTAGTTATATTTCAGTTTCGGACCATAGCTGTGCATCTTACGGATTGTAGAACATGGCATCGATTAACaagtttgtgtttttgtttaaataaaTTCAGATAGATGTAATAGTTTTGCCATTGCAGACTGAAATTACTCTACCTTGCCATGCCCTCATAAAGATTGTAGAAGCAACACTTGATAAACTAGTTATCAGGTTTAACTGTTCCAAGAGACCTGAATACAGCTAATGTCATTATTACTGGATTAATAGCATGTTGGGGCACTCTTAACAGATTTGATTCAGTCCCTGCGGGAGAAGGCTGATGAAACAAACCAATAAGTAGAAATATGAAAGAAAGTATGAGTAAATAGAAAATTGACCAGATTccttaagaaaagaaaaaattcaAAGTCAGCAGAGCCCTGAGAATGAACTTGATGGTAGCATGCAATCAGCACAGCAGCCCTCTTAGGAGCAGAAGATAACTCTTCACATTTGAGTTCAGTGTTGCTATCAGCTTTGGGTTTTAATATTCATGCAAATACAAAGTTTCAAAACTATTATTGGTGCTGAATCTCCGGAAAGAGTTCCAAGAACAAGAATTTATCGAGCCAATAAGAGTTCCAAGGACATGGATATTGTTTCATGATACTAGTACATAACAAGGAGCAATCAGCAATGCATTATTAGCTCttttataaaactaaaactaattCTTACCTGGAAAGAAAACCATAAATCCGTTTCCTTGAAAATAAAACTCTCCCAACCTCCTCATCTTGACCTCCCTCAATCATCTTCAACTCTAATGAAATAAACTACCAGCAGATCCAATCAAAGCTTAGCATATTGCTCAAGGAATAGCTCTGCTTTGCTAGGATATGTGGATCATGGAACTTGTTTCTCCTAAGTATTTATACAGTCCTTAATAACATGggcaaaaacaacaaaatcataTATAGTTTTCTGCAAGACATTACATTCATACAGCATCTTGCCGACCTGTCTTAATTTGCCAAAGATTGGCCAAGCAATAGTGTTAGGATTCACACACAAGGCTCACACACACTAGAGTATATCACACACACTCTCAGCAATATGAAATACTCAGACACTttatgcagaaacacacactaACACTTTAGTATTGAAAGTAGGCGATTTCTTGGAGAAATTGGAATCTCTTTATTGAATGAATACACTCTAACTACATACAATCGagtttgagctatttaaagctcttaCAACTGAACTGCTACTAACTGACTATCAATCAGAATCAAGAAAACTAGAAAGCTAACTGTTACATTTAACAAACTAACTGCtattccaacggctagtttctctaggcttcttcttttcttcatgAGCCTCTAACTTTACTTCTTTCTTCCTTTCTTGTAACTGAATGAGCACTCCCTtttcttacaattctccacctgagagCTCACTTCAGTTCTTAcaacaaacattgatcaatttcttgcaatgatcaaacttatctctacttagagatttagttagcatatctgccggattgtgcaaggtgttaatcttaatcaccttcacccttcccctttcaatctcatctctaataaaatgtagtctaatgtctatgtgcttgctcctctcatggaaaaactgatgtttagccaagcacatagctgagctacTGTCACAATGAACCACCATAgccttttggtcaaaaccaaaatcagagaTCACCCCTTggatccaaaaactctcctgtacagctgcagtaaGAGCTATATATTCAGATTCTGTTGTTGaaagagcaacaacactttgtaGACCTGACTTCCAGCTAatcacagttccaaacatggtaaACAAATAGCCTGTTTGGGACTtcctgttgtccaggtttgcagcatagtctgcatcacaataacCCTGCACAACCTGATAAGATTCACCTTTCCAGCCAGTGAAAACCAACCCCCAATCACTGGTGTGTCTCATGTATCTCAGAATCTACCtgagagcattccaatgctccttccctgggtcagccatgtatctgctagttactgagatagcatgtgcaagatctggtcttgtacagatcatagtatacataacacttccaaccacactagcataagggatagactccatctcctcagcctcttgcttagttttaggagcCTGGTCCTTAGATAGCCTAAAGCTTTGGGATAATGGAGTTGATGCAGACTTGGCATTCTCCATCTTGAATTTCTGCAAAACTTTTTCAATAtaatcagtttgcagcatccatagcttcttgcagcctctgtcTCTCTGAATATTTATACCTAAGATCTTCCTTGCTTCTCCTAGATCCCTCATTTCAAAGCTAGACTTCAAATCTTccttaactttctgaatttctgccatagaaggccctgcaagtagtatatcatccacatagagtaataggtaggcaatatGAGTCCTGCCTGCCTTATTTATGTAAATGCAATCATCAAACTCTGACTTGGTGAAGCCAATcctcttcatctgtgcatcaaactttttattccactgtctaggtcTTTGCTTAAGCCCATAAAGACTCTTCTGTAACAGGCATACCTTGctttcttctccaatcttcacataacCCTCTGgttgttccatgaagatagtctcTTCTAGGTCTTCATTTAGGAAagcagtcttcacatcaagctgttgtagttCCCAATTTAGCTGGTTCACCATTGCCAACAAGATCCTAATTGAAGTGTGCTTAACAATTGGAgcaaacacttcattaaaatcaattccttcttgctgtgtaaaacccctagccaccagccttgccttgaatctgATTCTGTCCTTgtcagtggtctcaatcttctttttaaacaaccacttacaacttaccagcctcctttccttaccatctgtaatcagcttggatttgtccccattcatggcttcaatccacctttctctgtctTTACTCTCCATGGCTTCTTTATAAGTGAGAGGGTCTGTACCATCAATACTCTCTACAGCACATAGAGCATAGTAGACCACATCAGAGAATTTTTCAGGTGGCCTTGCATTTCTTCTGCCCCTATCCCTTGCAATTTGGTATTCTCTGGTAGAATCTGATGTAGGCTCATCATTCTTCCTGCCCTGAGCTGGAGCCTTATCTTTCTCTGGATCAGACTCACTTCCTGAGTCAGtagctccacctgctcctaggccaagtcCCATAAGCTCCACCCTGAAGAAATCACTCTCAgcttcactggagtccagccCTTCTTTCAAGtagggcatctgatcctccaagaacaccacatccctgctcaccaccaccttctgcttgCCAAGCTCAacacaccagagcctataccccttaactcCCCTATGATATCCCAGTAatatacatttcagagccctagcttcaagcttgctttgcctagtatgagcataggctgcacacccaaacaccttgtactttGAGTAATCACTATGATCTCCAtgccacatgtaatcaggagtctcAGATTTAAGGGCAGTAGATgaacatttattgatgagataggctgctgtatacacagcctcaccccaaaATCTGCTGCTCAGACCAGAACCGAGTAGTAAGCACCTtaccctctctaggatagtcctattcatcctctccacaactccatttgaggattaccaggaacagtcctgTGCCTTTTCATACCCTTCTCTAAACATATCAAATTCAGCAGATAAGAATTCtaagccattgtcagttctcaAGCATTTAACACTCTttcccttctctagctccacctccttacaccatatcttgaactttgtgagtgtttctgACTTTTCTTTAAGGATATACACCCACAGCTTTCtagtatagtcatcaatgatagctagataatactttcctccaccaattgaacacacaaGTGAAGACCCCCAAAGATCACTGTGTATATAGTCTAAAGGGGcagtagaagagtgaatacctgtaggataggatgccttctttgcttttccaagtatacactgctcacaggggtccatcttgttgaaatctccagagattaGGCctttcttgatgagttctttcatgcttccttctgctggatgtcccagcctcttgtgccatagcattagggagtcctctgacactgcattgctctCCCCATATACAGCCTTGGCATTTAGATagtagagaatatgctctctttCTGCCTCCATCATCTCTGCATCCCCAGATTTCACAAGCAACTTTCCTTGACTCATTAGTATAGTGAATCCCTTCTGCTCCaacattcccaatgagatgaggttcctcttcacttcAGGAATATACCTCACTCCAGtcaggatctttatagagccatcttgtaggcttagctttaccttctcTATCCCTCTTATCTGACAGACATGGTTGTTACCCAGCACCACAGTACCTGATGCTTCTTGAaggtcatgaaaccagcttctattggggcacatatggaagctgcaccccgagtccataatccacctgtgactgaccccattgtcactgatattcatgagttgtGCTGGGGGGTCAGTACTCTCCACACTATCAGAAGTGTTGTGGCCCTCAGTAGCTagctttctcttccatgcatggcaatccttcttcaaatgctcgggtttcttgcaccaataacatGCTCTGGTTTCTTTCTGAGCATCAGAGCTTGAGGGTTTTGAGCCCTCAAATTTCTTCTTAAaattctgcttcttgaacttcttaacattcaaggcctctgcagcttgaacattggagcctGCAGAGCCTCTACTGgtagtcttctggagttctttggccatcaaggctgagtagacttctgcataggtaaTAGgcttatctcttccatagataattgcatcactcaaTTGGTCATAAGAGCTAGGCAAAACATTTAATGTGAGAAtagccttgtcttcatctgaaACCTTGACATCCAGTGAGcccagatcatcaatgatcttgttgaattCTTCTAACTGCTCTATGATAGATTTCtccccagaaaaactataggcataaagcctcttcttgagatagagccggttagccaaagatttggccaagtaaacttcatccaacttgtccaagatctccactgCAGTCTTGGCCTCTTGAACATCATCCCTCAAGACTTTGTCTCCAAGGCACAAAATCACTGCGGagtgtgccttgagctgcatctcctccatctttgtctgtgctttatcatcaagcactggagcctttccctTCTCATCAGGTTTTGAAAGGACTGCAGCCAAGCCTTGTTGtatcaaaaccgccttcatcttcatcttccacaggccataatcattcttgcctgtgaatttTTCTGCATcgagccttgctgccatctctgaaaccgtttgatcttctgcaaatcagcttcaatctTCCCACATACGGcaccacttgttaggattcaCACACGAGGCTCACACACACTCTCAGCAATATGAAATACTCACACACTttatgcagaaacacacactaACACTTTAGTATTGAAAGTAGGCGATTTCTTGGAGAAATTGGAATCTCTTTATTGAATGAATACACTCTAACTACATACAATCGagtttgagctatttaaagctcttaCAACtgagtagcaactgctactgaCTGACTATCAAtcagaatcaagaaaacaagaaagctAACTGTTACATTTAACAAACTAACTGCTATTCCAATGGCTAATTTCTCTAGGCTTCTTTTCTTCATCAGCCTCTAACTTTACTTCTTTCTTCCTTTCTTGTAACTGAATGAGCACTCCCTTTTCTTACAAATAGTTATAGACGCACGTAATACAAAAACACACTATTTTGATTCTTATGACCCAGCTCTGCTGATATATTTGTATAGAGGATTGTTATCATTATTTGTGCCAGTACATTCCAATTTCCACCTCACTTTTGTTCGTTTCCAGCCTTCTTTACCTCTTTTCTCTAAAAAGTGCTCTAACCTTTCTAAGAAAACAATGGCCTAAGTTCTTTCAGAAAAAGAATAGACAAGCCTTTCCGAATTAGAAAGGTCAATGTCTGTATGTTCGGAACAGAGAAAAAGAAACTCATCAAATTTGGACGGACTCAATCCTATAAGGGCGTACTTTGTTAAACTTTCTCTTTTGTTAATGTATGATTGAAGTTCCAAACACATTGATCATACTTatcaaatttgaagactcgccTTTGTCAATAATTTGTGTGCATGGAGCGTTAAAGCAGTGAGTTCGCCACGGATGGAAACCGGTTGCTTCTGGTGGTGGAGGGCAGAAGACTAGATAGATGATGATGCAAGAATAGCTAGTTATCTGGATTTCTACGCATTTTTATATAGAATAGAAAAACATAATGGTAGATAACACAGCATGCACGTAACTAGAAATGGGATGATTCATTTTCATCATCGTCAACAGAAACTGAACAAAGCATCTCAGGCTCATAGCGTATAAGATTCATGTCCGCGGTCATTACAAACCGACAGAATGAATTGACAACATCATCGTTTTCTTTATTTGAGTTGCAGTAAAAACTCAGCAAGATCACCTCAGGATTGTCTGGAATGCAACATTCGATCAAATCTAATATCCCCAGTAGTCGTTCCGAATCTCATcatcaaacttcttcttgagtTCGGGGTGCTTTTCAAAGTATTCATCTGCTGTCATGGTGCTAAGACGTTTCTGTTTCACCAAAAGAAAAGAAGGTATTAGAAACACACAAGCATACATGTTTTTGTGTGTAGGCATGCGTCATTGTATGATTTGAGTGAGTGAAACAGTCCCACCTTCAAATCTTGAACTTCTGCAACTTCTTTTTCTAATCTTTCAGACTCCTTCAGTGACATCTGCTCAGCTTCTTTCAATTCTACCAGCTGCACCTCAAGAAATTTCAGTATAAGATTCTCCTTGTTCTAAGGACACCGCGTGACTTCCAATTGTGTAGAACATTGACTAGCACATGTATACATCAGATGCGTGCAATTGTGCCTTTCGATAATAAAAACTACATTTGCTGCATGTATTCACAAAGTGTAGCATCGCACAAATTTTAAGTTGCCGTGTGAGCAGAGCAGGGGAGGTCATGTAAAAGTTCCAAGACTGTATTCAGAAACATACAAGCATACGTGTGGGGAATCTCTAGACTGTATTCAGTCTAGAGATAGCATTAAAGCATCAAATTAcatgaaaaaaattatatctttAACTTCTTTTACTTGTAAAGTGCTACTTAGAATGAAGCATGTTAATGCTAAAGAAGCCATGATTTGAGTAGCACTTCACTTTCTAACTCCAAAGCTATCTTCTTAACAGAATGTAATCCAGTTATTAGGCAACAAAAAATACAGAGAGAGACCAATATCATAGTAGCAGTATATACAATATTTATGATTTTCTCACCAGAGCATCGAACTTAGGTTTGTACTGAGGTGTGACATTGTCGACATACTTAGGAATTTGAACTTCTGCATTCAATAGAGGAAATAAGATTAGCAAGTTGAAAAACAAAGGAGAGATGATTAGGTGAACATCACAGATATTTGTTGGCATCTGTACTGAAAGGCTTGGAAGGGCCATTATGCATTGAATAATTATCATGGATCTCTTCACACACATGTTGGTGTTTATAAGGTTAAAAAAACTGGTGTATGACTATCTCCCTCGCCATGGACCAAAATATGCTTAAAAAATATTGTGCTCTAATTAATAGTACCACAGCCTCATATATATTTCGTTCAGCTTCAAGTTAAACATGCTTATCAGTATAAAATTACCTCAACTAGAAAGTAGAAAGATACTTCATACAAGAGAATAAACCTCTCATCACAACAAACTTCAGAACTTTTATATAAAGCCTTTGAAACAGGCAACTAGACATCACAATAATTTAGTGCTGTTCTGGAA
Proteins encoded in this window:
- the LOC121811249 gene encoding adenylate kinase isoenzyme 6 homolog; translated protein: MAQNGGARTKRERPNILITGTPGTGKTTTSAALAEAANLRHINVGDLVKEKSLHDGWDDEFECYLLNEDLVCDELEDVMEQGGNIVDHHGCDFFPERWFDRVVVLQTDNSVLYDRLAKRGYTGKKLSNNVECEIFQVLLEEAKDSYSEDIVVALGSDCVEDIDRNVSTITDWVRNWSSLP